A region of Zootoca vivipara chromosome 15, rZooViv1.1, whole genome shotgun sequence DNA encodes the following proteins:
- the CHCT1 gene encoding CHD1 helical C-terminal domain containing protein 1, giving the protein MVEATAGRMAGLEEWRSKVCQATELQLPTCRDRETSHRETLVRVAPSGDALVHYADGLTQDTFKICKEFLRPFKKCLRKLNLPKDFPKEKRLSCTRKNLTILGDHINMFLQHYCKTWELKHWKKMLWRFVSLFSALDERQLCRLYRYSKTDQMAKFLKAYCQLESPDMVVLPDCGKLMKLRDTWGLHGGAKMQGKLKQVCSLSRDSDLPLGSTSKKR; this is encoded by the exons ATGGTAGAAGCAACTGCCGGAAGAATGGCAGGCCTAGAAGAGTGGAGGAGCAAGGTTTGCCAG GCGACTGAGCTCCAGCTTCCAACCTGCCGAGACCGTGAGACCTCACACAGAGAGACCCTCGTGAGGGTTGCGCCGTCGGGAGATGCGCTTGTCCACTACGCAGATGGACTGACACAGGACACCTTCAAAATA tgcaaGGAGTTCCTGAGACCTTTCAAGAAATGCCTTCGGAAGCTGAATTTGCCCAAAGATTTCCCAAAGGAGAAGAGGCTGAGCTGCACCCGCAAGAACCTGACCATCCTCGGGGACCATATCAACATGTTCCTCCAGCACTACTGCAAGACGTGGGAGCTGAAGCACTGGAAGAA GATGCTTTGGAGGTTTGTCTCCCTCTTCTCAGCACTCGACGAGAGGCAGCTGTGCCGATTGTACCGATACAGCAAGACCGACCAAATGGCCAAGTTCCTG AAAGCTTATTGCCAGTTGGAAAGTCCCGACATGGTTGTTCTGCCCGACTGTGGCAAGCTGATGAAGCTGCGTGATACCTGGGGCCTCCACGGCGGTGCAAAGATGCAGGGGAAACTAAAACAGGTGTGCTCACTGTCGCGAGACTCTGACCTGCCTCTGGGAAGTACGTCAAAGAAGAGGTGA